Proteins from a single region of Lepus europaeus isolate LE1 chromosome 4, mLepTim1.pri, whole genome shotgun sequence:
- the LOC133758793 gene encoding protocadherin alpha-5-like codes for MVYYPRGDPGARRLLPWLLLLAAWRAGSAQLRYSVPEEAQHGTFVGRLAQDLGLPLAELVPRLFRVASRAGGDLLEVNVQNGILFVNARMDREALCGRSAECSVHLEVVVERPLQVFHVEVEVRDVNDNPPVFSRQEQRLFILESRVPDSRFPLEGASDLDVGANAELRYKLSANEYFDLDVKSNEEGTDFLKLVLKKPLDREESQEHRLVLIAIDGGRPELTGTVQLLINVLDANDNAPEFDKSIYNVRLLENAPNGTLVIQLNASDADEGINKEIVYFFSNLVLDDVRSKFIINSRTGEIRVNGELDYEDCNLYEINIDAVDRSTFPLSGHCKVIVKLLDENDNAPQLDITSRFLPVREDAPVGTVIALITVSDRDSGANGQVSCALTPDVPFRLLSTFRNYYSLVLESGLDRELVSGYGVVVTARDAGSPALRASASVWVEVADVNDNAPAFAQAEYTVFVRENNAPGCHLVTVSARDADARENARVSYSLVERRVGERLLSSYVSVHAESGRVHALQPLDREELELLRFEVSARDAGVPALGSNVTLQVFVLDENDHAPWVLPRGAGGPASEAVPVWVSRSAGAGHVVAKVRAVDADAGYNAWLSYELLAAPNANANGAAAAASGGARLPFRVGLYTGEISTTRSLDEADLARQRLLVLVKDHGEPALTATATVLLSLVDGGQAAAAAAAASSSRAGTAAAAAAAGGAAALLDVNASLIVAICAVSSLLVLTLVVWTALRCWAPAAEGACGPGQPALVCASAVGSWSCSQRRRQRVSGGEGAPKADLMAFSPGLPPGPTSTDTDNVSV; via the coding sequence ATGGTATATTACCCCAGAGGAGATCCCGGAGCCCGGCGCctgctgccctggctcctgctgctggcAGCCTGGCGGGCGGGCAGCGCCCAGCTGCGCTACTCGGTCCCCGAGGAGGCCCAGCACGGCACGTTCGTGGGCCGCCTGGCGCAGGACCTGGGGCTGCCGCTGGCCGAGCTGGTGCCGCGCCTGTTCCGGGTGGCGTCCAGGGCCGGCGGGGACCTGCTGGAGGTGAACGTGCAGAACGGCATCCTGTTCGTGAACGCGCGGATGGACCGCGAGGCGCTGTGCGGGCGGAGCGCGGAGTGCAGCGTGCacctggaggtggtggtggagcgGCCGCTGCAGGTGTTCcacgtggaggtggaggtgagggacGTCAACGACAACCCGCCCGTGTTCTCCCGACAAGAACAAAGGCTGTTTATTTTAGAGTCAAGAGTGCCAGATTCTCGGTTTCCACTGGAAGGCGCGTCTGATTTGGATGTCGGAGCAAATGCAGAATTGAGATACAAACTAAGTGCTAACGAATATTTTGACCTGGATGTTAAATCAAATGAAGAAGGAACGGACTTTTTAAAGCTAGTTTTGAAGAAACCCTTAGATAGAGAAGAAAGCCAAGAACATCGTTTAGTGCTGATCGCGATTGATGGAGGAAGACCTGAACTAACAGGTACAGTTCAGTTACTGATCAATGTATTGGACGCGAACGATAATGCCCCAGAATTTGATAAATCCATTTATAACGTCAGATTGTTGGAAAATGCGCCAAATGGGACGTTAGTGATACAACTTAATGCCTCAGATGCAGATGAGGGCATTAATAAGGAAATAGTATATTTCTTTAGCAATCTTGTCCTTGATGATGTGAGATCTAAATTTATAATTAACTCTAGGACTGGAGAAATAAGAGTTAATGGAGAACTGGATTACGAAGATTGTAATTTATATGAAATTAACATTGATGCAGTGGATAGAAGTACATTCCCGCTGTCAGGACACTGCAAAGTAATAGTGAAACTGCTGGATGAGAATGACAACGCTCCCCAACTGGACATAACCTCCCGCTTTCTGCCCGTCCGCGAGGACGCTCCCGTGGGCACGGTGATCGCCCTCATCACTGTCTCCGACCGCGACTCGGGCGCCAACGGGCAGGTGAGCTGCGCCCTGACGCCCGACGTGCCCTTCCGGCTGCTGTCGACCTTCAGGAACTACTACTCGCTGGTGCTGGAGAGCGGGCTGGACCGCGAGCTGGTGTCGGGCTACGGCGTGGTGGTGACGGCGCGCGACGCGGGCTCGCCGGCGCTGCGGGCGTCGGCCAGCGTGTGGGTGGAGGTGGCGGACGTGAACGACAACGCGCCCGCGTTCGCGCAGGCCGAGTACACGGTGTTCGTGAGGGAGAACAACGCGCCGGGCTGCCACCTGGTGACGGTGTCGGCGCGCGACGCGGACGCGCGGGAGAACGCGCGCGTGTCGTACTCGCTGGTGGAGCGGCGCGTGGGCGAGCGCTTGCTGTCGAGCTACGTGTCGGTGCACGCGGAGAGCGGGCGCGTGCACGCGCTGCAGCCGCTGGACcgcgaggagctggagctgctgcgcTTCGAGGTGAGCGCGCGCGACGCGGGCGTGCCGGCGCTGGGCAGCAACGTGACGCTGCAGGTGTTCGTGCTGGACGAGAACGACCACGCGCCGTGGGTGCTGccgcggggcgcgggcgggccGGCGAGCGAGGCGGTGCCGGTGTGGGTGTCGCGGTCGGCGGGCGCGGGCCACGTGGTGGCGAAGGTGCGCGCGGTGGACGCGGACGCCGGCTACAACGCGTGGCTGTCGTACGAGCTGCTGGCGGCGCCGAATGCGAATGCGAAtggggcggcggcggctgcgtcGGGCGGGGCGCGGCTCCCGTTCCGCGTGGGGCTGTACACGGGCGAGATCAGCACGACGCGCAGCCTGGACGAGGCGGACTTGGCGCGCCAgcggctgctggtgctggtgaaGGACCACGGCGAGCCCGCGCtgacggccacggccacggtgcTGCTGTCGCTGGTGGACGGcgggcaggcggcggcggcggcggcggcggcgtcctcGTCGCGGGCGGgtacggcggcggcggcggctgcggcgggcGGCGCGGCGGCGCTGCTGGACGTGAACGCGTCCCTGATCGTGGCCATCTGCGCCGTGAGCAGCCTGCTGGTGCTGACGCTGGTGGTGTGGACGGCGCTGCGGTGCTGGGCGCCGGCCGCGGAGGGCGCGTGCGGGCCGGGGCAGCCGGCGCTGGTGTGCGCGAGCGCGGTGGGGAGCTGGTCGTGCTCGCAGCGGAGGCGGCAGCGGGTGAGCGGCGGCGAGGGCGCGCCCAAGGCCGACCTCATGGCCTTCAGCCCCGGCCTTCCTCCGGGCCCCACCTCTACTGACACAGACAACGTGAGTGTTTAA
- the LOC133758794 gene encoding protocadherin alpha-4-like: MKYFWAIRQASRCLLPWLLLLAAWRAGSAQLRYSVPEEAQHGTFVGRLAQDLGLPLAELVPRLFRVASRAGGDLLEVNVQNGILFVNARMDREALCGRSAECSVHLEVVVERPLQVFHVEVEVRDVNDNPPVFPMAVKHLFIAESRPLDSRFPLEGASDADVGANAQLTYTLSPNEYFSLAKPSDSERVQGLGLVLRKSLDREETPEIFLVLRVADGGKPELTGTAELLITVLDANDNAPVFDKALYVVKIPENVPNATSVITVNASDLDEGLNGDIIYSFSTDVSQNVKSKFHIDAVTGQMIVKGNIDFEESRSYEILVEGTDRGQPPLSGHCRVIVEVEDTNDNVPVLEFKSLSLPVREDAPVGTVIALVSVSDRDSGANGQVSCALTPDVPFRLLSTFRNYYSLVLESGLDRELVSGYGVVVTARDAGSPALRASASVWVEVADVNDNAPAFAQAEYTVFVRENNAPGCHLVTVSARDADARENARVSYSLVERRVGERLLSSYVSVHAESGRVHALQPLDREELELLRFEVSARDAGVPALGSNVTLQVFVLDENDHAPWVLPRGAGGPASEAVPVWVSRSAGAGHVVAKVRAVDADAGYNAWLSYELQAAPNANANAAGAAASGGARLPFRVGLYTGEISTTRSLDEADLARQRLLVLVKDHGEPALTATATVLLSLVDGGQAAAAAGVASSSRAGAAAGAADGAAALLDVNASLIVAICAVSSLLVLTLVVWTALRCWAPAAEGACGPGQPALVCASAVGSWSCSQRRRQRVSGGEGAPKADLMAFSPSLPDPRQRELQQEANGDSTLKVSLQYPFI; encoded by the coding sequence ATGAAATATTTCTGGGCGATTCGTCAGGCATCCAGATGCctgctgccctggctcctgctgctggcGGCATGGCGGGCGGGCAGCGCCCAGCTGCGCTACTCGGTCCCCGAGGAGGCCCAGCACGGCACGTTCGTGGGCCGCCTGGCGCAGGACCTGGGGCTGCCGCTGGCCGAGCTGGTGCCGCGCCTGTTCCGGGTGGCGTCCAGGGCCGGCGGGGACCTGCTGGAGGTGAACGTGCAGAACGGCATCCTGTTCGTGAACGCGCGGATGGACCGCGAGGCGCTGTGCGGGCGGAGCGCGGAGTGCAGCGTGCacctggaggtggtggtggagcgGCCGCTGCAGGTGTTCcacgtggaggtggaggtgagggacGTCAACGACAACCCACCCGTGTTTCCGATGGCCGTTAAACATCTGTTCATTGCAGAATCCAGGCCTCTTGACTCTCGGTTTCCACTGGAGGGCGCGTCCGATGCAGACGTCGGAGCCAATGCGCAGCTGACCTATACGCTGAGCCCCAACGAGTACTTTTCGCTGGCAAAACCATCCGACAGTGAGCGGGTACAAGGCCTTGGCCTTGTATTACGAAAGTCACTAGACCGAGAGGAAACTCCGGAGATTTTTTTAGTGCTCAGGGTCGCAGATGGGGGCAAGCCTGAGCTGACCGGAACGGCTGAATTACTCATCACGGTACTGGACGCAAACGACAACGCCCCGGTTTTCGACAAAGCACTCTACGTGGTGAAAATACCGGAAAATGTCCCCAATGCCACGTCGGTAATTACAGTGAATGCCTCAGATCTAGATGAAGGCTTGAATGGggatattatttattcattctcaaCTGACGTTTCCCAAAACGTGAAGTCCAAGTTCCACATAGACGCAGTTACTGGGCAGATGATTGTGAAGGGAAATATTGATTTTGAAGAAAGCCGATCCTATGAGATTCTCGTAGAGGGCACTGACAGAGGACAACCTCCACTCTCCGGTCATTGTAGAGTGATCGTGGAAGTGGAAGACACCAATGATAATGTGCCAGTCTTGGAATTCAAGTCGCTGTCTCTTCCAGTCCGAGAGGACGCTCCGGTGGGCACGGTGATCGCCCTGGTCAGCGTGTCCGACCGCGACTCGGGCGCCAACGGGCAGGTGAGCTGCGCCCTGACGCCCGACGTGCCCTTCCGGCTGCTGTCGACCTTCAGGAACTACTACTCGCTGGTGCTGGAGAGCGGGCTGGACCGCGAGCTGGTGTCGGGCTACGGCGTGGTGGTGACGGCGCGCGACGCGGGCTCGCCGGCGCTGCGGGCGTCGGCCAGCGTGTGGGTGGAGGTGGCGGACGTGAACGACAACGCGCCCGCGTTCGCGCAGGCCGAGTACACGGTGTTCGTGAGGGAGAACAACGCGCCGGGCTGCCACCTGGTGACGGTGTCGGCGCGCGACGCGGACGCGCGGGAGAACGCGCGCGTGTCGTACTCGCTGGTGGAGCGGCGCGTGGGCGAGCGCCTGCTGTCGAGCTACGTGTCGGTGCACGCGGAGAGCGGGCGCGTGCACGCGCTGCAGCCGCTGGACcgcgaggagctggagctgctgcgcTTCGAGGTGAGCGCGCGCGACGCGGGCGTGCCGGCGCTGGGCAGCAACGTGACGCTGCAGGTGTTCGTGCTGGACGAGAACGACCACGCGCCGTGGGTGCTGccgcggggcgcgggcgggccGGCGAGCGAGGCGGTGCCGGTGTGGGTGTCGCGGTCGGCGGGCGCGGGCCACGTGGTGGCGAAGGTGCGCGCGGTGGACGCGGACGCCGGCTACAACGCGTGGCTGTCGTACGAGCTGCAGGCGGCGCCCAATGCGAATGCGAACGCGGCTGGGGCGGCTGCGTCGGGCGGGGCGCGGCTCCCGTTCCGCGTGGGGCTGTACACGGGCGAGATCAGCACGACGCGCAGCCTGGACGAGGCGGACTTGGCGCGCCAgcggctgctggtgctggtgaaGGACCACGGCGAGCCCGCGCtgacggccacggccacggtgcTGCTGTCGCTGGTGGACGGcgggcaggcggcggcggcggcgggggtggcGTCCTCGTCGCGGGCGGGTGCGGCGGCGGGTGCGGCGGACGGCGCGGCGGCGCTGCTGGACGTGAACGCGTCCCTGATCGTGGCCATCTGCGCCGTGAGCAGCCTGCTGGTGCTGACGCTGGTGGTGTGGACGGCGCTGCGGTGCTGGGCGCCGGCCGCGGAGGGCGCGTGCGGGCCGGGGCAGCCGGCGCTGGTGTGCGCGAGCGCGGTGGGGAGCTGGTCGTGCTCGCAGCGGAGGCGGCAGCGGGTGAGCGGCGGCGAGGGCGCGCCCAAGGCCGACCTCATGGCCTTCAGCCCCAGTTTACCTGACCCTCGGCAGAGAGAGCTTCAACAGGAGGCAAACGGGGATTCCACTCTAAAGGTTAGTTTACAATATCCTTTTATTTAA
- the LOC133758795 gene encoding protocadherin alpha-3-like has translation MLFFRRGDPGARRLLPWLLLLAAWRAGSAQLRYSVPEEAQHGTFVGRLAQDLGLPLAELVPRLFRVASRAGGDLLEVNVQNGILFVNARMDREALCGRSAECSVHLEVVVERPLQVFHVEVEVRDVNDNPPVFPVAVKHLFIYESRQLGSRFPLEGASDADIGANSLLTYSLDPVEYFTLDVKRNDEGIKSLGLVLKKLLNREETPEHHLLITATDGGKPELTGTTQLRISVLDVNDNAPAFERAIYKVRLLENAPNGTLVAIVNASDLDEGVNKDITYSFNTDTSQDIRKKFYLHPDNGHIVVQGNIDFEETQSYEIQVQATDQGIPPLAGHCTVLVEIVDINDNTPELVIKSLSLPVSEDAPVGTVVALVSVSDRDSGANGQVSCALTPDVPFRLLSTFRNYYSLVLESGLDRELVSGYGVVVTARDAGSPALRASASVWVEVADVNDNAPAFAQAEYTVFVRENNAPGCHLVTVSARDADARENARVSYSLVERRVGERLLSSYVSVHAESGRVHALQPLDREELELLRFEVSARDAGVPALGSNVTLQVFVLDENDHAPWVLPRGAGGPASEAVPVWVSRSAGAGHVVAKVRAVDADAGYNAWLSYELQAAPNANANANGAVAAASGGARLPFRVGLYTGEISTTRSLDEADLARQRLLVLVKDHGEPALTATATVLLSLVDGGQAAAAASSSRAGAATAAAGGAAALLDVNASLIVAICAVSSLLVLTLVVWTALRCWVPAAEGACGPGQPALVCASAVGSWSCSQRRRQRVSGGEGAPKADLMAFSPSLPPGPESEDGMNVDVDHSSKCWNSGLNLN, from the exons ATGCTGTTTTTCCGCCGAGGAGATCCCGGAGCCCGGCGCctgctgccctggctcctgctgttggCAGCCTGGCGGGCGGGCAGCGCCCAGCTGCGCTACTCGGTCCCCGAGGAGGCCCAGCACGGCACGTTCGTGGGCCGCCTGGCGCAGGACCTGGGGCTGCCGCTGGCCGAGCTGGTGCCGCGCCTGTTCCGGGTGGCGTCCAGGGCCGGCGGGGACCTGCTGGAGGTGAACGTGCAGAACGGCATCCTGTTCGTGAACGCGCGGATGGACCGCGAGGCGCTGTGCGGGCGGAGCGCGGAGTGCAGCGTGCacctggaggtggtggtggagcgGCCGCTGCAGGTGTTCcacgtggaggtggaggtgagggacGTCAACGACAACCCGCCCGTGTTTCCAGTGGCTGTAAAACACCTGTTTATCTACGAATCCCGGCAGCTTGGCTCTCGGTTTCCACTGGAGGGCGCCTCGGACGCAGACATCGGAGCAAATTCGTTGTTGACTTACAGTCTGGATCCCGTTGAATATTTTACCTTGGATGTTAAGAGAAATGATGAGGGAATTAAATCCCTTGGTCTCGTGTTGAAAAAGCTTTTAAATCGGGAGGAGACCCCTGAGCATCATCTGCTGATAACGGCAACTGATGGCGGCAAACCAGAGCTCACTGGCACGACTCAGCTCAGGATCAGCGTTCTGGATGTGAACGACAACGCCCCAGCCTTCGAGAGGGCGATCTACAAAGTCAGACTGCTGGAAAACGCGCCGAATGGAACCCTGGTGGCCATCGTCAACGCCTCCGATTTGGACGAAGGAGTTAATAAGGACATCACCTACTCTTTCAATACAGACACGTCACAAGATATTCGGAAGAAATTCTACTTACACCCGGACAACGGACACATCGTTGTGCAGGGAAACATAGATTTCGAGGAAACTCAGTCATATGAAATCCAGGTACAGGCGACAGATCAAGGAATTCCTCCACTGGCTGGTCACTGCACGGTTCTAGTAGAAATTGTGGACATCAATGATAACACACCCGAGTTGGTCATCAAATCACTATCATTGCCTGTATCAGAAGACGCTCCGGTGGGCACGGTGGTCGCCCTGGTCAGCGTGTCCGACCGCGACTCGGGCGCCAACGGGCAGGTGAGCTGCGCCCTGACGCCCGACGTGCCCTTCCGGCTGCTGTCGACCTTCAGGAACTACTACTCGCTGGTGCTGGAGAGCGGGCTGGACCGCGAGCTGGTGTCGGGCTACGGCGTGGTGGTGACGGCGCGCGACGCGGGCTCGCCGGCGCTGCGGGCGTCGGCCAGCGTGTGGGTGGAGGTGGCGGACGTGAACGACAACGCGCCCGCGTTCGCGCAGGCCGAGTACACGGTGTTCGTGAGGGAGAACAACGCGCCGGGCTGCCACCTGGTGACGGTGTCGGCGCGCGACGCGGACGCGCGGGAGAACGCGCGCGTGTCGTACTCGCTGGTGGAGCGGCGCGTGGGCGAGCGCCTGCTGTCGAGCTACGTGTCGGTGCACGCGGAGAGCGGGCGCGTGCACGCGCTGCAGCCGCTGGACcgcgaggagctggagctgctgcgcTTCGAGGTGAGCGCGCGCGACGCGGGCGTGCCGGCGCTGGGCAGCAACGTGACGCTGCAGGTGTTCGTGCTGGACGAGAACGACCACGCGCCGTGGGTGCTGccgcggggcgcgggcgggccGGCGAGCGAGGCGGTGCCGGTGTGGGTGTCGCGGTCGGCGGGCGCGGGCCACGTGGTGGCGAAGGTGCGCGCGGTGGACGCGGACGCCGGCTACAACGCGTGGCTGTCGTACGAGCTGCAGGCGGCGCCGAATGCGAATGCGAATGCGAATGGGGCGGTGGCGGCTGCGTCGGGCGGGGCGCGGCTCCCGTTCCGCGTGGGGCTGTACACGGGCGAGATCAGCACGACGCGCAGCCTGGACGAGGCGGACTTGGCGCGCCAgcggctgctggtgctggtgaaGGACCACGGCGAGCCCGCGCtgacggccacggccacggtgcTGCTGTCGCTGGTGGACGGcgggcaggcggcggcggcggcgtcctcGTCGCGGGCGGGTGCGGCGACGGCTGCGGCGGGCGGCGCGGCGGCGCTGCTGGACGTGAACGCGTCCCTGATCGTGGCCATCTGCGCCGTGAGCAGCCTGCTGGTGCTGACGCTGGTGGTGTGGACGGCGCTGCGGTGCTGGGTGCCGGCCGCGGAGGGCGCGTGCGGGCCGGGGCAGCCGGCGCTGGTGTGCGCGAGCGCGGTGGGGAGCTGGTCGTGCTCGCAGCGGAGGCGGCAGCGGGTGAGCGGCGGCGAGGGCGCGCCCAAGGCCGACCTCATGGCCTTCAGCCCCAGCCTTCCTCCGGGTCCAGAAAGCGAGGATGGAATGAATGTGGACGTTGACCACTCCAGCAAA TGTTGGAATTCGGGACTGAATTTGAACTAA